A single region of the Maniola jurtina chromosome 6, ilManJurt1.1, whole genome shotgun sequence genome encodes:
- the LOC123866368 gene encoding proton-coupled amino acid transporter-like protein CG1139 isoform X4 encodes MANSFNMKEFSSTAVIAEHGVFPSTISINTINTKCKENEVENIYDPFQNRELEHPNSDIRSFANLLKSSLGSGILAMPAAFKNAGTIVGIFGTIILGYICTHCVYLLVKTSQDVCRVTKVPSLGYAETVEAVFATGPRPLRKLSKAMRIFIDWAMAVTILGACAVYVILLVESVQQIVDHFYEKNNLTITLYCLMFLVPILIFTQIKNLKYIAPFSGFANVLLVLTFLICLYYICAEFPSFDSRPMSVHVGRLPLFIGTVIFAMEGIGVVLPVENTMAKPQHFLGCPGVLNITMTIVVLLYMIMGILGYLRYGDAAEGSITLNLPTKEIPALMAKVFIILAIFFTYILQFYVPMEIVWRNTKHHVAQKYHNIAQGVMRALFAILTVIAAASLPRLEQVIGLEGAFFYSFLGLIAPSLMELVFCWDRGLGKYNYILIKDILLIIFGCFVLPIVFGVGAVVILTSVLAHLVWGKKSKSPRKSKPLVTLVDPNTKYALPLIEREEISHDTRRFRFGLPTPEHVLGLPIGQHIHLSVKIDDDLIIRAYTPVSSDEEKGYVDLVIKVYFKNVHPKFPDGGKMSQHLENMKIGETIDVRGPSGRLQYANNGTFLIKKLRKDPPVKIMAKKLNMIAGGTGITPMLQLVRHICTDPTDKTELSLLFANQSEEDILVRPELEKYQREHPEQFKLWYTIDRATEGWQYSTGFINDEMIKNHLFPPGDDVIVLMCGPPPMINFACNPALDKLGYAENLRFAY; translated from the exons AGCAGTCATCGCAGAACATGGAGTTTTCCCCTCAACAATATCAATCAACACAATCAATACAAAATGTAAAGAAAATGAAGTTGAAAATATCTATGACCCTTTTCAGAATAGAGAACTGGAACATCCTAATtc GGACATCAGATCGTTTGCAAACCTTCTGAAATCTTCATTGGGCTCAGGAATACTCGCAATGCCCGCTGCATTCAAAAACGCTGGTACTATTGTTGGTATATTCGGCACAATAATCCTGGGATATATATGTACGCACtgtgtttatttattg GTTAAAACTTCGCAAGATGTATGCAGAGTGACAAAAGTGCCATCCTTGGGATATGCCGAAACTGTTGAAGCAGTTTTTGCAACCGGTCCTCGACCGCTACGGAAATTGTCAAAAGCTATgag GATATTTATAGATTGGGCGATGGCCGTCACAATTCTTGGCGCCTGTGCCGTCTATGTCATCCTGCTCGTGGAATCCGTTCAGCAG ATCGTCGATCATTTTTATGAAAAGAACAATCTGACAATCACATTATACTGCCTAATGTTCCTGGTGCCAATATTGATATTTACCCAAATCAAGAATCTGAAATACATCGCCCCATTTTCTGGATTTGCCAACGTGTTGTTGGTGCTGACTTTCCTGATCTGCCTGTACTACATTTGCGCTGAGTTCCCTAGTTTTGACTCACGACCAATGTCTGTTCACGTTGGACGGCTACCACTATTTATCGG TACAGTTATATTTGCAATGGAAGGCATAGGAGTGGTGCTGCCCGTGGAAAATACAATGGCTAAGCCTCAACATTTTCTCGGGTGTCCGGGAGTTTTGAATATCACGATGACGATTGTAGTCCTTCTTTACATGATCATGGGGATTTTGGGATATTTGCGGTATGGAGACGCTGCAGAAGGAAGCATTACGTTGAATCTGCCTACCAAAGAAAT ACCTGCATTAATGGCGAAAGTGTTCATCATCTTGGCGATCTTCTTCACTTATATTCTACAGTTCTACGTGCCAATGGAAATCGTATGGCGCAATACAAAACATCATGTTGCCCAAAAATACCATAATATTGCTCAGGGAGTCATGAGAGCGTTATTCGCAATTCTTACGG tGATCGCTGCTGCCTCGTTGCCACGACTGGAACAAGTGATTGGACTTGAAGgtgctttcttttattcatTCCTGGGTCTCATAGCCCCTTCGCTAATGGAGCTTGTCTTCTGCTGGGATCGTGGCCTCGGAAAGTATAACTACATCCTAATCAAGGATATTTTACTGATCATCTTTGGTTGCTTC GTTTTACCCATTGTATTTGGTGTAGGGGCAGTGGTAATCTTAACATCAGTTTTGGCTCACCTTGTATGGGGTAAGAAGTCCAAAAGCCCCAGAAAAAGTAAGCCTCTCGTAACTTTAGTGGATCCAAATACAAAATATGCATTACCGCTGATTGAACGTGAAGAAATCAGTCATGATACAAGGAGATTCCGATTCGGTCTGCCCACCCCAGAACATGTTTTAG GATTGCCAATAGGCCAGCACATCCACTTATCAGTCAAGATAGATGATGACCTTATTATCAGAGCTTACACTCCAGTGTCCAGTGATGAGGAGAAGGGTTATGTTGATTTAGTCAttaag GTTTATTTCAAAAATGTCCATCCGAAATTCCCTGATGGTGGTAAAATGTCACAACACTTGGAAAACATGAAAATTGGCGAAACAATTGACGTACGAGGACCGTCTGGTAGACTTCAATATGCAAACAACGGTACATTCCTGATAAAGAAACTGAGAAAGGATCCGCCAGTAAAAATCATGGCCAAAAAGCTGAATATGATTGCAG GTGGCACTGGCATCACACCAATGTTACAACTTGTAAGGCACATATGTACAGATCCAACTGACAAGACCGAGTTGAGTTTGTTGTTCGCGAATCAATCTGAAGAAGATATCCTAGTGAGGCCGGAGCTTGAGAAATATCAGAGGGAACACCCTGAACAGTTCAAACTATGGTACACGATTGATAGAGCAACTGAAG GTTGGCAGTACAGCACCGGATTTATTAACGACGAAATGATCAAAAACCATCTATTTCCGCCCGGCGATGACGTCATAGTGCTCATGTGTGGCCCTCCACCAATGATAAACTTCGCTTGCAACCCTGCTTTAGACAAATTGGGCTATGCAGAGAATTTACGCTTCGCATACTAG
- the LOC123866368 gene encoding NADH-cytochrome b5 reductase 2 isoform X2: MNASVKVGTNYVLPIVFGVGAVVILTSVLAHLVWGKKSKSPRKSKPLVTLVDPNTKYALPLIEREEISHDTRRFRFGLPTPEHVLGLPIGQHIHLSVKIDDDLIIRAYTPVSSDEEKGYVDLVIKVYFKNVHPKFPDGGKMSQHLENMKIGETIDVRGPSGRLQYANNGTFLIKKLRKDPPVKIMAKKLNMIAGGTGITPMLQLVRHICTDPTDKTELSLLFANQSEEDILVRPELEKYQREHPEQFKLWYTIDRATEGWQYSTGFINDEMIKNHLFPPGDDVIVLMCGPPPMINFACNPALDKLGYAENLRFAY; the protein is encoded by the exons atgaaTGCCAGCGTAAAAGTGGGAACAAACTAT GTTTTACCCATTGTATTTGGTGTAGGGGCAGTGGTAATCTTAACATCAGTTTTGGCTCACCTTGTATGGGGTAAGAAGTCCAAAAGCCCCAGAAAAAGTAAGCCTCTCGTAACTTTAGTGGATCCAAATACAAAATATGCATTACCGCTGATTGAACGTGAAGAAATCAGTCATGATACAAGGAGATTCCGATTCGGTCTGCCCACCCCAGAACATGTTTTAG GATTGCCAATAGGCCAGCACATCCACTTATCAGTCAAGATAGATGATGACCTTATTATCAGAGCTTACACTCCAGTGTCCAGTGATGAGGAGAAGGGTTATGTTGATTTAGTCAttaag GTTTATTTCAAAAATGTCCATCCGAAATTCCCTGATGGTGGTAAAATGTCACAACACTTGGAAAACATGAAAATTGGCGAAACAATTGACGTACGAGGACCGTCTGGTAGACTTCAATATGCAAACAACGGTACATTCCTGATAAAGAAACTGAGAAAGGATCCGCCAGTAAAAATCATGGCCAAAAAGCTGAATATGATTGCAG GTGGCACTGGCATCACACCAATGTTACAACTTGTAAGGCACATATGTACAGATCCAACTGACAAGACCGAGTTGAGTTTGTTGTTCGCGAATCAATCTGAAGAAGATATCCTAGTGAGGCCGGAGCTTGAGAAATATCAGAGGGAACACCCTGAACAGTTCAAACTATGGTACACGATTGATAGAGCAACTGAAG GTTGGCAGTACAGCACCGGATTTATTAACGACGAAATGATCAAAAACCATCTATTTCCGCCCGGCGATGACGTCATAGTGCTCATGTGTGGCCCTCCACCAATGATAAACTTCGCTTGCAACCCTGCTTTAGACAAATTGGGCTATGCAGAGAATTTACGCTTCGCATACTAG
- the LOC123866368 gene encoding NADH-cytochrome b5 reductase 2 isoform X3, with product MSLVLPIVFGVGAVVILTSVLAHLVWGKKSKSPRKSKPLVTLVDPNTKYALPLIEREEISHDTRRFRFGLPTPEHVLGLPIGQHIHLSVKIDDDLIIRAYTPVSSDEEKGYVDLVIKVYFKNVHPKFPDGGKMSQHLENMKIGETIDVRGPSGRLQYANNGTFLIKKLRKDPPVKIMAKKLNMIAGGTGITPMLQLVRHICTDPTDKTELSLLFANQSEEDILVRPELEKYQREHPEQFKLWYTIDRATEGWQYSTGFINDEMIKNHLFPPGDDVIVLMCGPPPMINFACNPALDKLGYAENLRFAY from the exons ATGAGTCTG GTTTTACCCATTGTATTTGGTGTAGGGGCAGTGGTAATCTTAACATCAGTTTTGGCTCACCTTGTATGGGGTAAGAAGTCCAAAAGCCCCAGAAAAAGTAAGCCTCTCGTAACTTTAGTGGATCCAAATACAAAATATGCATTACCGCTGATTGAACGTGAAGAAATCAGTCATGATACAAGGAGATTCCGATTCGGTCTGCCCACCCCAGAACATGTTTTAG GATTGCCAATAGGCCAGCACATCCACTTATCAGTCAAGATAGATGATGACCTTATTATCAGAGCTTACACTCCAGTGTCCAGTGATGAGGAGAAGGGTTATGTTGATTTAGTCAttaag GTTTATTTCAAAAATGTCCATCCGAAATTCCCTGATGGTGGTAAAATGTCACAACACTTGGAAAACATGAAAATTGGCGAAACAATTGACGTACGAGGACCGTCTGGTAGACTTCAATATGCAAACAACGGTACATTCCTGATAAAGAAACTGAGAAAGGATCCGCCAGTAAAAATCATGGCCAAAAAGCTGAATATGATTGCAG GTGGCACTGGCATCACACCAATGTTACAACTTGTAAGGCACATATGTACAGATCCAACTGACAAGACCGAGTTGAGTTTGTTGTTCGCGAATCAATCTGAAGAAGATATCCTAGTGAGGCCGGAGCTTGAGAAATATCAGAGGGAACACCCTGAACAGTTCAAACTATGGTACACGATTGATAGAGCAACTGAAG GTTGGCAGTACAGCACCGGATTTATTAACGACGAAATGATCAAAAACCATCTATTTCCGCCCGGCGATGACGTCATAGTGCTCATGTGTGGCCCTCCACCAATGATAAACTTCGCTTGCAACCCTGCTTTAGACAAATTGGGCTATGCAGAGAATTTACGCTTCGCATACTAG
- the LOC123866368 gene encoding NADH-cytochrome b5 reductase 2 isoform X1, producing the protein MSIMSLSGLFETIPVLPIVFGVGAVVILTSVLAHLVWGKKSKSPRKSKPLVTLVDPNTKYALPLIEREEISHDTRRFRFGLPTPEHVLGLPIGQHIHLSVKIDDDLIIRAYTPVSSDEEKGYVDLVIKVYFKNVHPKFPDGGKMSQHLENMKIGETIDVRGPSGRLQYANNGTFLIKKLRKDPPVKIMAKKLNMIAGGTGITPMLQLVRHICTDPTDKTELSLLFANQSEEDILVRPELEKYQREHPEQFKLWYTIDRATEGWQYSTGFINDEMIKNHLFPPGDDVIVLMCGPPPMINFACNPALDKLGYAENLRFAY; encoded by the exons ATGAGCATCATGTCCTTATCAGGATTATTTGAGACAATACCA GTTTTACCCATTGTATTTGGTGTAGGGGCAGTGGTAATCTTAACATCAGTTTTGGCTCACCTTGTATGGGGTAAGAAGTCCAAAAGCCCCAGAAAAAGTAAGCCTCTCGTAACTTTAGTGGATCCAAATACAAAATATGCATTACCGCTGATTGAACGTGAAGAAATCAGTCATGATACAAGGAGATTCCGATTCGGTCTGCCCACCCCAGAACATGTTTTAG GATTGCCAATAGGCCAGCACATCCACTTATCAGTCAAGATAGATGATGACCTTATTATCAGAGCTTACACTCCAGTGTCCAGTGATGAGGAGAAGGGTTATGTTGATTTAGTCAttaag GTTTATTTCAAAAATGTCCATCCGAAATTCCCTGATGGTGGTAAAATGTCACAACACTTGGAAAACATGAAAATTGGCGAAACAATTGACGTACGAGGACCGTCTGGTAGACTTCAATATGCAAACAACGGTACATTCCTGATAAAGAAACTGAGAAAGGATCCGCCAGTAAAAATCATGGCCAAAAAGCTGAATATGATTGCAG GTGGCACTGGCATCACACCAATGTTACAACTTGTAAGGCACATATGTACAGATCCAACTGACAAGACCGAGTTGAGTTTGTTGTTCGCGAATCAATCTGAAGAAGATATCCTAGTGAGGCCGGAGCTTGAGAAATATCAGAGGGAACACCCTGAACAGTTCAAACTATGGTACACGATTGATAGAGCAACTGAAG GTTGGCAGTACAGCACCGGATTTATTAACGACGAAATGATCAAAAACCATCTATTTCCGCCCGGCGATGACGTCATAGTGCTCATGTGTGGCCCTCCACCAATGATAAACTTCGCTTGCAACCCTGCTTTAGACAAATTGGGCTATGCAGAGAATTTACGCTTCGCATACTAG